Below is a genomic region from Henckelia pumila isolate YLH828 chromosome 3, ASM3356847v2, whole genome shotgun sequence.
GGCACGATTAATTTACTACGGACGACATTAGCaaacaatatttattttgtgttcACATAGaaacaaacacataaaaacatgtGACTGGGAGAGGGAATCAGTTGATATTGAAATTCACAATAGTGAATATGCAATGGCAGCGAATTAATCAAGAGGCAGCCATTTTTTTGTAGGCCTCAGCTAGAGCAGCATTAGTGAGGCTGTAACCTCCATCAATCACCAAGTTCTGTCCACTCACATACTTGGACATCCCACTTCCCAGAAACAACACAGCCTCGGCCACATCATTGGCATCCACACTTTCCCCTTTCAATGTCGCAATCTCCGAAACAAGTCTCTCCACTCCACTCTTTCCCAAGCCCATCGCATTCACCAGCATCGGCGACGCCACCCCGAATGGCGACACACTGTTAACTCTGATGCCATATTGCCCCAACTCAACGCACAGATTCTTTGCCAGCCCCACCACCGCACATTTTGATGCTACATAAGGATGGGGAACGTCTCCGTAACTCACCGAGGCAACGCTGGAGGTAAACACTATGCTCCCTTTTTTAGCTGGGATCATCACTCTAGCAGCATGTTTAGCGCACAAGAATGCGCCAAACACATTAGTTTCGAAAACCCTTTTGAGATCTTTGTAATCCGTACCAAGAATTCCTTGACGATTTCCCGCGCCTGGGATTCCGGCGTTTGCGAACATTATGTCGAGCTGGCCGTGTTTCGAAATGGCAGCGTCCACTATGCTTTCGACATGGTTCTCATCGGTAACATCGCAGTGCATGTAGGAGATGTGTTCGGGAGGTCCGATGTCCTGGCACACTTGTTGGCCTAGTTCATCTTGTATATCGGCGATAATGACCTTAGCTCCATTCTGAACGAAGAGCCTCGCCGTGGCTTCGCCGATGCCACTTGCTCCGCCTGTTATGATAGCTACCTTTCCATCTAGCCTGCAAATTAATTAAGCTTAAAGAATTGGTTATATAAACAGAGATCAAGGGACAATTTTACCTTTTCGCCATTGAGATATACAGCAACAAATTAAGTCTCTCTCTCAAGTTTGAAATGTACGTGTTTGGAGGTGATCGATATATGTTTCTTTAATCATGAACTGTAACGTAACGGGTGGGCCTCTCATGTGCATGCCAACAACAAGTGGAGCACTTCAAATAAAAGATTTTTGTCGATCCAAGGGCTTATAGacagtgtttgggagagcttctaggaagcagTACTTTTCAGCTTCTCgttaataaaatttcacaaaatttcaaaattttgttaatgaaatGTTGAAAAGTACTTCCTAAAagttctcccaaacactaccataAAATACAACTACACTTCAACAATGTAAAAGGAGCATGTGACATGAAAACCCTTAAAagtggttatatatatatatagagctAGACAATGGGAAATGGATTGGCATTTCTTTCGCTTTTGTAATTTTCTTGACAATATGATTATTACCACTTGGTGTTGTTTTTGTTCATGTTTCATATATcttttcaaatttgattatctaaacaattattaattatgattcCCACGAGATTAGTTGCAAATTGATTATATTATCCTATTCCTCATCCAATGAATTTGGATGAATCAATCAGAGCTTGATATATATTCTAAGCCCGTTGTGAGTTGTGATACAACTCGCCATGTGATgttaaaaattttcataaaacaaacataaaattattaatttattttaggtattactgaaaatttgaaatttaattataaattcgGATTCATGGAGAAAATCTAACATTATATTAATTTAACTTACTATATTTGATGTAATTTATTAAagtaataattataattaaatttcggATGCATGATACCTGCAATCCTGCATAACTTGGCGATATCACTTTTCACGGCAATATTTATAAACTAATTAAAGCTTAAAGATGTGTACTTGTATCGATATATCCACTTCACCAGATTTAGATAATATGAGAAAAACTTGTAAAGATGTGCAAAAGATTTACGTATTGTATGAATTATGATTGGAGataaacttcaaaattttcataaaacaaccataaaattattaatttattttaggcattactgaaaatttgaagatttaattataaattaggaCTGTGGAGAAAAATCTAACATTATATGTAACTTAGTATATTTGATGTAATtcttaataattataattagatTTCGAATGCATGATACATGCATAACTTGATGATATCATTTtcgattaatatataatataaactaAAGCGTAAAGATGTGTACTTTTATTGATCTATCAATTTCACCAGATTTTAGACAATAGGAGAATAACTTGTAAAGATGTGGAAAAGATTTACATATTGTATGAATTATGATTGGAGATTAATTAAAGATAGAAAACACTTAAAAATATCTTCAAAAACTAGGAGTATCTCAAATTTTTTGAACCGAAGAACCATTAAAACATCATGGTTCGATCGATCTGCTGAACAAATTAGATAATTATTGCACCATAACAATCTTCTTCCAATAATTGCACTCATTGCAATGACTGAAAATCGAACTCATGACTTTGACTTTAATACTATGAGTTGTAGGACTGAGAGCTTACAGCTTCACCAAAAGCTATAACTTTTGTTAATGCaactaaattattttaaactgcaTATATGCTCAAGAACCATGATTCGGTCGTTCTACCTAATTATAATCCAACAAAATATAAAGATTTCGCATCTATTTCTCTGTcaagtttttttttctattttattttgcaATTAGtctaaatttaataattatataatttataagtaGAAATGTGTAGAATAGAATAAGGAAGACGGTTGCACCTGCCAACCCAACATTTTCACCAAACTACTTCAATTCAGtgttctattttatttatttattattttttaacgaCGGTGGAATTTGCAGTATTTCCATGCATGCATCGTATTTTGTATAGTCACTTTAGAACATGATTGATatattaaaatgaaataaagtTGTAATTAAATAAACTTTGGAATGAAATAATAACGAGAATAAAATGATAATTATATTACATTTTAATGATTGATACTGCAAAAAATGAAAAAGCAATGGAATGGAATTCTTTTTAATAATCAGacatttttaacaaaaaattaaaaataatagctATTGAAatgttattataattataataataataataataataattattattattattattaaatattaaaataataattatttatgctttattaatttttattaaattattgaatttagtATAATAATCTACAACTGAAGACAAAATTTGATTGACAAATTCAGTTTCCTGTCACTCCTAATTTTTTCAAtcctatttgattttttttttgttaaatttttttttgaaaattttgatcagTTGAGGAACAGTTTGGTCTTTTGATTTTAGAAAAATGACCCAGGTGAATCGAGAGTAGTCATCAACTATCACAAGAGTGTACTTCATTCCTCCTAAGCTCATTAATGGGATAAGGCAAAACAAGTTCATATGCAACAGTTCTACGCATCGAGTTGACAAATTACaccttttttttaaatgatgacCTAACTTGTTTTACAAACTGACAAGCTGAACATACTTTGTGTGGTGACccacaccgtgatcacctactaatcagaactaagcataaaaaaatcttaaaaaaaacataatcatatttaaactgcggaaactgataaatttatacaatcccaaaagAAGAAATCTGTAAacttaattattacaaccaaatcgaataataaGATTTTCAGTACCAACATCTTCGAAACGGTAAACAACACAGCAAATATAAACTTCCCTCGCTAAAAACCTCGACATCTATGATCTCCCAGCATCTCCTGCGCTATCAAACCTgagacctgccccgtcgaatagggtgtccaataaTCACATAAATAAAGGACATGAGCGATctacgctcagtacgagagtataagtatataatattatatgtgcatgaatgcaagtgtacgggttaccaaaactcgaggtcaagaacaGACTCGGGCCCTAGGTATGTAGGTGACCTGATCACGAATCTACGTGTCCAacaatccactaacaggatagggtggAAACCCTACTATAGGATATTACAAGGATACAAGTTCAAAATGATCATGCATGAAGCAAAAtaacgtgacataatatatgcaaataaaatcatatatgtCATATAAATAATGAAATACGTAATACATccatactcagtcagggtatctcgaacaatattttcgtacctcaattCTACTAGGCAAGATACACCAGCTCCATTGTCCAGGCATATAGTCACAAGATAACTAGATCACTAAACAATATCTAAAAACAtttactaagctaatagatactcccaaactgtgaggacctcggttctaatcatctaatcaagaataaataatGTAATCAACGATATAGAGTCAAGACAAAAGGTAAGAAATTTTCTTTTAaagcatgcacggaccccgtgcacacctccgtgttcgggtccgtgcattaacctATATCCTAAGGATCGGAGACTACAAAATACATGGACCCTATGAACACCTCCATGCCTGGGTCCGTGCACAAAAATGCACTAAAATTACAACTCTCTGTTTTATGCACGAATCCCGTGCACTTTCCGTGCTCGGGTCCGTGCCCATCATTTCTAAAACACAAACTTATTGCCTCGAACAGAGTACACACGGATCCATGCACGGATTCATGTACGACGTCCGTGCAAGAACAAAATCAAGTCATTTCAAAATgcgaaggtacacggaccctgGCACGaatgtggcacggggtccgtgccctgctaaaAAACCTGAAAAATAATCTAAGGCAATAGAATCTGAAATTCCCAAAATCAACACCAAAACTCAACTACAACATGCATTTAGAATTCTAACTGCCATAATACAATGCATAAAGTTCTAAAGTTGTACAACAACTAAAAAGGTAGAACATTCATTGGTTTTAATTTTTACATGCCAAAATACAATTCAAGATACATAACGAGTTCGAAAATACAATCGACTCTAAATCAAGTCCTCAGTTCTATCAATCACATCCCGAACTAGTCATGCGTCTTCTGaatcgatcctgccccacctgttgccaagtacacatacaaaaataagacaacagtcggataactctggtgagaataaaattcccagtaaaagcaacaagaCAAGCAATATCAACAagtatatcaaaacatgatataaattcAACATAATTTCATGagtacatatataaatatgatgcatgaaatcgTGATGACTGGTAATAGGTCATCTGAGAGTCATGCTAATAACCAATGCCAATGAGTGTTGTGACCGCTTGGATCAAACCTTTGGGTAAAACCACACTCGCCTAGAACCCCCTACTATAACGGTACATCTGGTTCCAGAATATCTCCTAAAACCCCCCGCTATAGCGGTACATCCGGCTCTAGACTATGACCGCTAAAATCGGTGTGATAAAAatttactggcaagcgtaccaggtcaagtaatagatagtggacaaaggtccagatgtcgaacccacagggactgttattTTGTAACTACcaaaatatgaatatttctacttaatctagactaacgAATAAAAgcgattttagattttaaactaagaaattaattttcaaataaatttcaattaaataaaatgcagcAAGAATTTTAGATTGAATTCAGATATGAGAAAAGCTCGAttaaggacacacgtaggtaccgaacaaatcatgtaacatgtagccgattcaggactcagatttaatcttaatttacggtgaattctcctaacttgtttaaaggtctatttctagaacaattaaacctattcaaatattgacggattaattttcataattctaatcaagtTCAAATGCATTATgaactgtgagaattcagtttgtacctaaaaccgcacgatgaaatcgaatactatttctagtcaattttacttcgtgttaattattagagCGATCGAAATCAATTTCTCCTCTATCGACTTAGAATCGATTAACACGCAAGCAAatagttgatcaggctattcacaagacaaatataaatataataatcaataatataaaaccaaatctgaaaaatcccaaacaaacatccaagttttctacatagatttgttcggcccaatcatgtggccttgatcgaaaagaaatgtaatgccccaaatttatcttaattgagtttatttgagataatcggagatcacataattcatgatctgatttgtttgatcagggtctattttgcaatttttggatttttcaggtactaaaatgcaaataaatgattttatatattattgaccgcgttaatcggtgtgaataaattcaactgaaaagcgtaccaggtcaagtaataatatagtggacaaaggtccaagtgtcaaacccacagggactgtataaaaatgattaccaaaatatatttatttctacctaatctagactaattaaaatgatgatttcagatttttaactaacaaataaaattgaaaataaaattaaataaactaaaacggagctagaaaatttggatttaactcaaatttggtaaaagtttgATCAAgaactcacgtaggtaccagacaattcatgtaacaagtagtcgatctaagacatcagacttaatcttaatttacgggaattttcctaatttgttcgaaggactatttctagaacaatcaaacctattcaaatattgatgaactaatctttcgtaattctaatcgaacatgaatgcatgaataactgtgaaaattcagtttacacccaaaccgcataatgaaaccgaattctatttctaatcagttttacactatgttgactatcaaagtgatcgaattcgagacctcctctgtcgacttggaatcgattaacaaacaaacaaataactggccaaaaaatttgtaaaacaaatataaattcgataatcaataaaatcaaatcaagtctaaaaatctcaaataaaaaaacGAGTTTtgtacataaattgtctggcccaatcacgtggccttgatcgaaagaaaaaactactcaataaataaattcatgatcaaacaaggtttttaatcatggaaagtaaaaataaaataaaagaaagaataaGAAATATTCTTCCAAGCGTGTAGCCTGTGCCGCCTCTGAAAATCTGGAACTGGAACCCTTATTCTGatgctaaaaaaatatatttataggtcccaaatattaaaaatataaaatcctTCTCGAgcaagaattttccaaaaataaaactctggtcccgcggctcgctcgagcgagcatagggtctcgctcgagcgagcactctTCTGCTCCGAAGAATTTGAAATcacgtctcgctcgctcgagcgagcaccacctCTCGCTCGAGAGAGCATGTTTCTGCCCGAAGAATTAATTCATACACAGACGTTGCACGATTGCTTCCTCttcagcgctatcgcgcttgctCTCTTCTCTTCATCACAACTCCACGCGCTATCCTGCTTCATTCCTCCTTGTTAGCGCTAGTTTCAGCTATTCCCATCTTCTCTTGCGCGTTAGCACTCCCTCATGCGCCCTTCATCTTCAATCATGAGCGATAACGCCTTCCTTTAGCGCAGATCACAACTGGTTTGCACAACACCTTGCACTGTTCACTATGCTCCCTTACGCGTTTGTGCTTCCACCTGCGCCCTCCATCTATTCATCAGCGCATGATCTTCATTTGTTCTTATTTGACGCAGCTCGAAGTCCATGCTTCTGTTCTTGAATCCTTTGTTCCGGCTTCTGCTCATTCATTCACGTAATTGTTGCTGAAGCTTGCACTAAATCATGCGCCTAAACTCGATCTTCAATCCCCAAGGAAATAGCGTCTTGTCATCGCAAATGTCGAGTTTCCTATAAATTAAACCAAGGGGAATGATGTGAACAATATGCATGAAACGACACAAAACGCGTATAAAATATTACGAAGTAATGCAAGAACGATATAAAAACATCACAAtaatatgcatacaaaatgtagttatcaacacccccatacttaacttttgctcgccctcgagcaagacatgcaaaacaaaatgcaaacaaaaacataagtaaggacgattcatgcataaatgtgcaaagcctccgagaagttcaatcataaaaccaaaaacacagacatgctctcaacttttcataatacaccttcgatttaacgtgaacgtgtgtgtgtgaaatgtcattccagtttcatacaactcagACCGAATTCGtatcaaatctgcttagcgacctataacaaatcagtgcaagtttcacttttcaagtgcacattccttccaacgacctctagacatacccacctcccttgagataatgaattacacacctccggattttgcacccggtattgctttatccccaataattacccgctgacttagctataactggttaggatacaaaaaattattctattttttttctttctaatcccctcgtctatagcccagatggagcatcaatcccatttaatccgcatacttagccttaaatttaatttttataggattttaatcctatCAAGgctcggatggaattgtataaatttttttttttctaggtgtgcccaagatcataagtgtcttactagagcctcatcaaaattcatagaacacaatcaagatccacaaaccacctattgccgtgcaatggtcaaacagacagaaacttcatcaaatcttttgaTACAATTaactggtctaacacaagtgcttataaatattcacgattcaacctacagtttctcatatcaagtcaagagcaaaatttttcaaaaataatttttttttttcaacataaacTTCATCGTCATTGGTtatcatgactcatcctactcatgtcagacaacataaacataaaacataatgatatgcatgaatacgaactatatgcaataaactaTGCCAAaagaatgcaaacaacaacacaaacaaaactaatatacccccccatacttatccataGCATTGCcttcaatgcttcagaacaatgaacagaatgcataacaaaaacacaaatgcaaagacgaacaaaaacacaatgagaaaaaaaataaaactcccctggttttcaatgcatcctcttccttcttgacagtaacCTCTGGGATGGTATCAGCAATCTAGATATATCGGCAGACATgaaaactggcatgggaaagaaacaaaaatcaaataaaaacaaaacaaaaatagaataaaaagcaaaagcaaaaacactgggttgcctcccagtcagcgctaaatttatagtctatagcccgaattTACTCCTCTCTGAGCGGagaaattcaaggtggtttatccaccgtctgtgaCAAACTCAaatcagtcctgcacttgcatgctacacCATTAAAGAAATTGTGCACTTGACCAATTCCTGCAGACAACTGCTCCTGCTGACATGCATCAATTTCAACACCAATCATATCAATCAAACGAATAGCAGAACAAGATTTCAAActtgggctctcagtagccgacttagaTATAGTAAAAACTACTTGTTCATCGTTCAGTCTCAACACCAACTCTCCTCTCTCAACATCAATCAACGCACTACTAGCAACAAGAAAAAGGCGTCCTAGAATAAATGGAACCTCTGAATCCTCTTCCATGTCAAGGATAACAAATTCTAcaggataaattaaattatctatcttgactaggacattctctacaattcctctcggatatttaatagaaccatcagcaaatttgaAAGATATAGCAGcatgttcaatattttctattcctagttttcgagcaatagaatatgatattaaatttatactcgatcctagatcacacaacacattatcaaaagacagacttccaatatgacagagtatagaaaaactccctggatcttgaaattttgttggaagcttcttttgcaGCACTGCCGAGCACTCCTCATTCACTGTAACCTGCGTAAGATCAgtcaattttttcttatttttcagcaagtctttcaaaaaatttgcatatctcggcatctgagctaatgcatctgcaaaagaaatgttaatatgcagtttcttgaaaatttcaagaaacttttgaaattgaGATTCAAACAACAGTTGCTTAACTTAATGggggaaaggtaaagtagataTATCAACATtctcattaacttcaaattttgaagtcttacctttcttacttGCAGTGGAGGAATTTTTAGCACGCACATCCTCCTTTACTTCTGAAATTTTTGGCCCCTCTATCATCTTTTCTTTGTCCGTCTTCTACTCAGGTGCTTCAGACTGTGCTCGAGTCACGACCATAATTGCATTCACGTCTTtgggatttggttcagtgttgctCGGCAAAACTCCAACAGGACGTGTGGACAATTGGGTTGCAATCTAGCCCATCTGAATTTCCAGCTTCTGCAGCATGCTCTCCTGATTCTGCAAGcgagcctcagtacccgccacgtacttcatcatgatctcctcaaaactcggctttttctcctcttgcttgggctGCCAGTTGTGACTGTAGCTGTTGTTGGAGTTGTATGGCTGCCTTCCTTGATTGCCCATAAAATTAACAACCTCTACTTCAAATAACTGCTGGTCTTGTTGCATATTCCCTTGTGCTTGATTGACCGGCGCTGTTTTCCTGAGTGCCACTTAGTGTGTCAGCGCGTCAATCTTTTCATTCAGGGCCAttaaagcatcgacctctaTAACTCCAAATTTCTTCTCTTTCttcacatccggccacccaatgttactctctgccatgttgCCAATGATCTCCCAGTCTTCAGCTGGCGTCTTCCTGAACAAACATCCATTAGCcgcagcatccagcatagatcggACCGACTGATCGGCTCCGTTGTAGAACGTCTGGGTCTGTTggctttgagtaagattatgctgaggacatgtGCTCAACATCTTTTTGTACCTAGTCTatgccgcatgtagagattctccctcctttttCTTGAATGATATAATATCAGAGAACAACttagccatcttcgtaggagggaagtATTTCTTTAGGAATTATTGGACAAGCCCCGTCCAAGTAGTAATAGAACCAGTCGGCAGGTCATCAAGCCACTCCAAGGCTTCGCACTGTAAAGAGAaggggaataaccgcagtctcactgcatcagAGGTTACCCCATTAAATTtaaacgtgtcgcagatcgacaagaatcgctccagatgagcgtaaggatcCTCAGTAGAAGTGCCTCCAAACCGTGCTTGAAGTTGGAGCATCTGAATAGTGGAGGGTTTAAGCTCAaagttgttcgcctcaacagcggggcgaatgATActggatccataaccttcaacatGAGGCCTTATAAGATCCCAAACAGTGCGGTTTTCAACTTCTTCTGCCATCTCTTCTTCAGACTCAGAACTAAGCTCCAGATTAAGATCTCTCTTAGCACAACGAATTTTTCGGAGTGTGCGTTCTATCTCCAAATCGAGTGGTAGgagttttttttgaaaaatcgagATCGACGCATGCACTAGCAGACGAGTACCTTACAAacacaaagaaaataaaaagtaaatcagaattttattaaataaaaaaaaacagtataatctcaagagaaataaaaattctgatatcacaaacagtccccggcaacggcgccaaaaacttgaccgcgttaatcggtgtgaataaattcaactggcaagcgtaccaggtcaagtaataatatagtggacaaaggtccaagtgtcgaacccacagggactttataaaaatgattaccaaaatatatttatttctacctaatctagactaattaaaagtatgatttcagatttttaactaacaaataaaattacaaataaaattaaataaactaaaacggagctggaaaatttggatttaactcaaatttggtaaaagttcgatcaaggactcacgtaggtaccagacaattcatgtaacaagcagtcgatctaagacatcagacttaatcttaatttacgggaatttttctaatttgttcgaaagactatttctagaacaatcaaacctatttaaatattgatgaactaatctttcgtaattctaatcaaacttgaatgcatgaataactgtgaaaattcagtttacacccaaaccgcataatgaaaccgaattctatttttagtcagttttacactatgttgactatcaaagtgatcgaattcgagacctcctctgtcgacttggaatcgattaacaagcaaacaaataactggccaagaaatttgtaagacaaatataaattcgataatcaataaaatcaaatcaagtctaaaaatctcaaataaacaaatgagTTTTGTACATAAATTATCTGgctcaatcacgtggccttgatcgaaagagaaaactactcaataaataaattcatgatcaaacaaggtttttaatcatgaaaagtaaaaataaaataaaagaaagaataagaaatcttctcccaagcgtgtagcctgtagccgcctctgaaaatctggaactggaacccttattctgatgctaaaaaaatatatttataggtcccaaatattaaaaatataaaattcttcccgagcaagaattttccaaaaataaaactccGGTCCcgcggctcgctcgagcgagcataggatctcgcttgagcgagcacTCTTCTGCTCCAAAGAATTTGAAATcacgtctcgctcgctcgagcgagcaccacctCTCGCTCGAGTGAGCATTTTTCTGCCCGAAGAATTAATTCATACACAGACGTTGCGCGATTGCTTCCTCttcagcgctatcgcgcttggtCTCTTCTCTTCATCACAACTCCACGCGCTATCGCGCTTCATTCCTCCTTGTTAGCGCTAGTTTCAGCTATTCCCATCTTCTCTTGCACGTTAGCACTCCCTCATGCGCCCTTCATCTTCAATCATGTGCGATAACGCCTTCCTTTAGCGCAGATCACAACTGGTTTGCACAACACCTTGCGCTGTTGACTATGCTCCCTTGCGCGTTTGCGCTTCCACCTGCGCCCTCCATCTCTTCATCAGCGCATGATCTTTATTTTTTCTTCTTGACGCAGCTCGAAGTCCATGCTTCTGTTCTTGAATCCTTTGTTCCGGCTTCTGCTCATTCATTCACGTAATTATTGCTGAAGCTTGCACTAAATCATGCGCCTAAACTCGATCTTCAATCTCCAAGGAAATAGCATCTTGTCATCGCAAATGTCGAGTTTCCTATAAATTAAACCAAGGGGAATGATGTGAACAATATGCATGAAATGACACGAAACGCGTATAAAATAATACGAAGTAATGCAAGAACGATATAAAAACATCACAAtaatatgcatacaaaatgtagttatcaacacccccatacttaacttttgctcgccctcgagcaagacatgcaaaacaaaatgcaaacaaaaacataagtaaagACGATTCATGcata
It encodes:
- the LOC140892401 gene encoding secoisolariciresinol dehydrogenase-like; protein product: MAKRLDGKVAIITGGASGIGEATARLFVQNGAKVIIADIQDELGQQVCQDIGPPEHISYMHCDVTDENHVESIVDAAISKHGQLDIMFANAGIPGAGNRQGILGTDYKDLKRVFETNVFGAFLCAKHAARVMIPAKKGSIVFTSSVASVSYGDVPHPYVASKCAVVGLAKNLCVELGQYGIRVNSVSPFGVASPMLVNAMGLGKSGVERLVSEIATLKGESVDANDVAEAVLFLGSGMSKYVSGQNLVIDGGYSLTNAALAEAYKKMAAS